A window of the Bombina bombina isolate aBomBom1 chromosome 3, aBomBom1.pri, whole genome shotgun sequence genome harbors these coding sequences:
- the LOC128652568 gene encoding zinc finger BED domain-containing protein 5-like, with translation MSADIESVVLEKIHISGKFALQLDESTDISGHAQLLANVRFLDGDAIRENFLFCKALPEKTTGEEIFRVTSDYLEQGGLKWENCTSVCTDGAAAMVGRTKGFVSRVKEKQPDVIVTHCFLHREALVAKTLPADLASVLDDVVRMVNFVKSRPLKSRIFASLCEEMGAEHKALLLHKEVRWLSRGKVLARVYELREELKVFLTNERCDDAKQLASDEWCARLVYLADMFQHLNELNTRMQGRNENLLTSTDKINGFRSKLNLWRQHLESDNIDMFPLTQKCQGDVNTSVLFEIIGKHLKTLEEKLSFYFPSTSTECLDWVRDPYSSGAVFGKDMTLQEQEELTVLRQDRGLKLSFADLPLDSFWLTAAKEFPILANKAFSTLLSFSTTYLCDLSFSSMTAIKTKNRERLRAVEEELRVCLSSVPARISALCLSKQAQVSH, from the coding sequence ATGTCTGCTGACATTGAAAGTGTTGTTTTGGAAAAGATACACATCAGTGGGAAATTTGCACTGCAACTTGATGAGTCTACGGACATTAGTGGACATGCTCAACTCTTGGCCAATGTGCGCTTTTTGGATGGAGACGCCATCAGAGAAAACTTCCTATTTTGCAAGGcattaccagaaaaaacaacaggaGAGGAAATTTTTCGGGTCACATCAGATTATCTTGAACAAGGTGGACTTAAGTGGGAAAACTGCACGAGTGTCTGCACTGATGGGGCTGCAGCTATGGTCGGGCGCACAAAAGGCTTTGTTAGCAGAGTGAAAGAGAAACAACCAGATGTTATTGTTACACACTGTTTTTTGCACCGCGAGGCGCTTGTTGCCAAGACTTTACCAGCAGACCTAGCTTCTGTGTTGGATGATGTTGTGCGCatggtaaactttgtaaagtcaagGCCTCTGAAAAGCCGCATATTTGCATCATTGTGTGAAGAAATGGGTGCAGAGCATAAAGCCTTATTGCTCCATAAGGAGGTCCGATGGTTGTCGCGCGGCAAAGTGCTGGCCCGTGTTTATGAGCTACGGGAGGAACTAAAAGTGTTTTTGACTAATGAGAGATGTGATGACGCAAAGCAGCTTGCAAGTGATGAGTGGTGTGCAAGGCTGGTATACTTGGCAGATATGTTTCAGCATCTGAATGAACTGAACACACGAATGCAAGGCCGAAATGAAAACCTGCTCACAAGCACAGATAAAATTAACGGATTCCGTTCAAAGCTGAACCTCTGGCGACAACATCTGGAAAGTGACAACATTGACATGTTCCCACTCACCCAGAAATGTCAAGGAGATGTCAACACTTCTGTACTGTTTGAGATAATTGGTAAACATTTGAAAACCCTTGAGGAGAAGTTGTCATTTTATTTCCCCTCAACCTCCACTGAATGCCTTGACTGGGTTAGAGACCCATATAGCTCAGGAGCAGTTTTTGGAAAGGACATGACTTTGCAGGAACAAGAGGAACTAACTGTACTGAGACAAGACCGTGGTTTAAAGCTAAGCTTTGCTGATCTACCTTTGGACAGTTTTTGGTTGACTGCTGCCAAGGAGTTCCCCATTCTGGCAAACAAAGCTTTTTCAACATTGCTCTCATTTTCCACAACATATCTCTGTGATCTGAGCTTTTCAAGCATGACTGctataaaaactaaaaacagagagagactgagggctGTTGAGGAAGAGCTTCGTGTGTGCCTTTCTTCAGTTCCTGCCAGGATATCGGCTTTGTGTTTATCTAAACAGGCCCAGGTTTCACACTGA